The Lonchura striata isolate bLonStr1 chromosome 25, bLonStr1.mat, whole genome shotgun sequence genomic sequence gTACCTCTTGAAGGCGATGTAGGCCACCAGCCCCACCACCACGGCGGCCAGGATGGAGCAGTAGACGGGGATGAGGTTGTCGCTGGTGCCGTGGGTCACCACGGGCCGCGAGCTGCCCATGACGGTGGTGGCCGTGTCCGCGGCGGTGCTGGCCCCCGCCTCGGTGCCCGGCGGCTCCCCGGTGACCGGCTCGGGGCTCTCAGaggccgccggggccggggcgggcgtTGTCCAGCGAGGGTGGAGCCCTGCCGGGGCGGAGGGGAAGGGGAACCGGGATCAGGCCGGGTGTTTCCCCAGGGATCCCCTTCCCGAGGCTGAGGGACGGCAGAGGTGACAGGACCCACGTCTCCTTGTCCCCAGGCTTGTCCCCAGGCTTGTCCCCAGGCTTGGCCCgcagctgtcccctggcccGGGGTGGCTGGAGGTGGCCGTGGCTTTGTCAGCGCTGTCCAGCACAGCGCCCTTGGGGCTCAGCTCCACTGCCagcccccaaatccaccccagggtggggctggggcagcccgGGCGCCCACGCCCCGCACGgagccgccccgcagccccagggcctggatttgccccttccctgccctgccgGCTCCGTCCGGGAGTGACCCCGCTCCTGCCGCACCCGGGCGCGTCCCGCGAGCAGCGGATGCCTCTGGTCTTGCCCCAGGATAACGCCTGGgtgcccatcccatcccaaattccctgtgccctccctgaGCCGCTGCCCGGTGCCAGGGCCGGGCCACGTCCCCCAGCCCATCCCGGAGCGAGAATGAGCCGGGAATAGCGACAGGAGCCGGGACCTCGtcctgccaccccctgccagcccctgggatCAGCGCCGGGCTGGGGTTGTGCCAGGCTGGGGTTGTACCAAGCTGGGATTGTACAAAACTGGAGTTGTGCTGGACTGGGATTGTGCCAGGCTGGAAGTGTTCTGAGCTGGGATTGTACAAAACTGGGAATATGCCATGCTGGGGTTGTAAACAAACCGGGATTGTGCCGTGCTGGGGCTGTACCAAACTGGGTTTGTGCCAGGTTCAAATTGTACCAAACTGGGGTTGTACCAAACTGGGGTTGTACCAAACTGGGGTTGTACCAAACTGGGGTTGTACCAGGTTCGAATTGTACCAAAGTGGGGTTGTTCTGGGCTGGGATAGTGCCGAGCTGGGATTGTGCCAGGCTGGAATTCAGCCCCGAGGGCCCCGGGGCGGCAGCGCTGTGGCAGGGGGGTCAGGGGGTTGGTGGCATCCTGCCCTGCCGTGTCCCGGCCCCCGCTGCCCTTGGGGAGCCGCTCCCGAGCCGGGCGCGGACAAAGCCGGCCCTGTGTCCTTGACTTGTGGCTCCATTTACTCGACCCTTCCTCGggagctgccccgctgcccggcccggcggcgcccggGACAAAGCGCTTTTCTCCCCGCCGCGCTCGGGGCAGGGGCTGGCGCCGCTCCTGCCCGAGGAACGCCGCTGGTTCTGCCGAGgagcctggcagagcagccctggatggagcagccctggatggagcagccctggaTGGAGCAGCCTGGATGGGGGCAGCCCTAGATGGAGTAGTCTCAGATGGAGCAGCCCTGGATGGAACAGCCCTGGATAGAGCAGCCCTGATGGAACAACCTctctggagcagccctggatgGAGCAGCCCTGATGGAACAACCTCTCTGGAACAGCCCtggatggagcagccctggatgcagcagccctggatggagcagccctggatggagcagcccctctggagcagccctgggtgtAGAAGCCCCTCTGAAGCAGCCCTGCTTCCTCCAGGAGCTCAGCCCGGCTCtgacttttccccttttctgcccctatttcccccctttccccctttcccaggggctggagctgtgcttgggATGCCaacagggacaggcaggaaaCCCCGGCTCCTTTCTCtggcccagcactgccagatcCCAGCGCGGCTCCCTAAAGCCAGGCCGAGATCCaccaggaatgttcccctgaCAGATCCaccaggaatgttcccctggcGGATCCACCAGGAATGTTCCCTCAGCAGATCCaccaggaatgttcccctgaCAGATCcaccgggaatgttcccctggaagATCCaccaggaatgttcccctggcagctccactgggaatgttcccctgacAGATCCaccaggaatgttcccctggcagctccactgggaatgttcccctgacAGATCCACCGGGAATGTTCCCCCGGCAGCTCcactgggaatgttcccctggcaGCTCCACTGGGAATGTTCCCTCAGTAACTCCACCGGGAATGTTCTCTCAGGAGCTCCATGGCAATGTTCCCCTGACAGATCCaccaggaatgttcccctggaagATCcaccgggaatgttcccctgacAGATCCACTGGGAATGTTCCCTCAGTAACTCCACCGGGAATgttccctcagcagctccagcgggaatgttcccctgacAGATCCACCGGGAATgttcccccagcagctccacggGAATGTTCCCCCAGCAGATCCAAAAGGAATgttcccccagcagctccacggGGAATGTtcccccagcagctgcaccGGGAACATCCCTGCGGTGGCAGCAGAGCCGTGACAatgacaaggacaaggacaaggacaaggacaccGCGACGCCCGGCTCGGCTCTTACCCCGGCACTCGGCGTCGGCCACGGGCGTGCACTCCCGCACCAGCACCTCGTTCTCCTCACACGTggtgcagggcaggcaggggtCCACGAAGTTGGCCTCGCTGGAGAAGGTGCCCTCGGGACACTCCTCGCACACGGTGTCCTGCGAGTCCTTGCAGGGGAACATGAGGCCGAAGCCCGCCTGGCACACGCGGCACTCGCGGCAGCTCCCGCTGGCCTCGTCCTGGAAGTAGCCGTAGGCGCAGCGGCACACGGCGTCGTCGGTCTCCACGCAGGGCGCCGACATGCTCTGCAGCCCCTCGCACTGCGTGCACGGCTTGCACGGCTCCGTGGCGCTCGCCGTGTCCGAGAAGGTGACGCCTGCGGGGGCCGGGAGCTGCTTGGGATCAAATCCCGGCTTCCGATCCCAGCGTTTCCCTCTGGGCTCAGGGGGAGAGGGGTCCCCCCTCTGCGGCCCCCCTCAGCCTCAGGTTCTCCTTAACACCTTCCACATTCCCACAGGAATTCCCAGCTCCACAGGAATTCCCAGCTCCACGTCTCCCAGGCCTGTCGGCACCTCCCCATTCCCCAGCAATTCCCAGTTTGGAGCATCCTTCCAGGCTCATTCACACCTTCCCCATTCCAGCAATTCCCAGTTTGGAGCATCCTTCCAGGCCCATTCACACCTTCCCCATTCCCCAGCAATTCCCAGTTTGGAGCATCCTTCCAGGCCCATTGACACCTTCCCAATTCCAGCAATTCCCAGTTTGGAGCATCCTTCCAGGCCCATTGACACCTTCCCCGTTCCAGTAATTCCCAGTTTGGAGCATCCTTCCAGGCTCATTCACACCTTCCCCATTCCAGCAATTCCCAGTTTGGAGCATCCTTCCAGGCTCATTCACACCTTCCCCATTCCAGCAATTCCCAGTTTGGAGCATCCTTCCAGGCTCATTCACACCTTCCCCATTCCCCAGCAATTCCCAGTTTGGAGCATCCTTCCAGGCTCATTCACACCTTCCCCGTTCCAGCAATTCCCAGTTTGGAGCATCCTTCCAGGCTCATTCACACCTTCCCCGTTCCAGCAATTCCCAGTTTGGAGCATCCTTCCAGGCTCATTCACACCTTCCCCATTCCAGCAATTCCCAGTTTGGAGCATCCTTCCAGGCTCATTCACACCTTCCCCATTCCAGCAATTCCCAGTTTGGAGCATCCTTCCAGGCTCATTCACACCTTCCCCGTTCCAGCAATTCCCAGTTTGGAGCATCCTTCCAGGCTCATTCACACCTTCCCCATTCCCCAGCAATTCCCAGTTTGGAGCATCCTTCCAGGCTCATTCACACCTTCCCCATTCCAGCAATTCCCAGTTTGGAGCATCCTTCCAGGCTCCCTTTCCCGTGACACCTGCACTAttcccaccccaattcccagcTCCGAGCCTCCCTTTCCCATGAACATCGCCCCCATTCCGCCTCCTCACCCCATCCCCGCCTCAATCCCCGGCTCCGCGGGGGCCCAGTCTGGCCGCGCTGCCCCCGCgctccctgctctcctcccGCCGCGAATTCCTGATTGTATTCCCATTTCCGACCTCCCGCCGGTCCCTCCGGCCCTGCCCGCTCCTCACATCCCGTCACCTTGCCCTCCGCATCCTCCCGGGGGTCCCCCGCGCCCCCTGCCCGGCCGCGGGAGCGCGGCGGTGACCGAAGCGCTGACTGCGCCCGAGCCCGCGGCTGCGGCGCTCCGGTTTCATCCCGCAGGACGCTGCTGCCGGGGAAATCAATCCCCGCCGCGCTCTGCCGCTGCCCCGGCAGCTCGGGGTATTTTTAGCCCCGGAAGAGCGAGCGGAGCCCGTCCCGGGGGGCGCAGCTGCCGCGGCCCCCGCGCTGCCCGCTCCTCCCGGTGATCCGCCCGGAGCCCGGCCCCGTCCCGGGGAAATTCCAGCCGCAGGGACGGGGAAGGGGCCGGGGAGCCCGGCCCGGTCCCTGCGCTGCCGGGCCTCGTGCCGAGCTGGGAATGGATCCTGCTCCCAGCGGCTCCCCCGGGGACACCGAGTGTGTGGGACGGGAATTTCGGGGTGATCCAGAGGGGATGAAGCGCCCCAAAACCCCGGGAACGGGCGGGTGGGAGGGTGGGAGGTTCCATCCCAGCCTCGCCGGCGGATCTTTCCCATCCCCAACACCTTCCCTCACCCTGTGCCGGTGCCCTCGTGTGCTGAGGACCTGCAGGGGATGtggaatcccaaaatcctggaatggtttgggccaGGAGGGACCTCAAACCCCACCCAGTCCCTGCACAAGGACACGTCCCGctaccccaggctgctccgtGTGCCACCCTCGGACACTCCCGGGGACGGGGCAGCCCGGCCGCGCTGGGCACGCCGTCCCCGCcgctgccagcccctgccccgtGCCCGGCCGGGCGAGCAGCgccggagcagccccggggcggCACACGCGGCTCCCATTAACCTGGGCTCATCCCTCGCATTATCCTGAATTATTGATGGGCGCCATTAGAGCGGGGAAGTGGCCAGGAAAGGCTTTCGGCTGAGTGGGCACATTTGCAGTGGCAGCCGAAGGTATCTGAGCTGAGCAATTACAGCCCAGATTCAAAGCGGCCCCTCGgccccatccctccctcccccggAGGCTGCGAGGGATAAATAAATCATGAGGCAGCACCCGGGCCCTGGGGAGGGCCGCAATGGGGGGAACGGGGGAATTAGAGCAGCACCCCCCCTCTCGGGGTGGTTTCTGGCAGCCCCCCGGGCTTTGGCGGGGGCCGGGCTTTGGTTGCAGCAGATTTTTTCCGGAACAATTCCCCCGGAGGGTCGGGAACGCGTCCAAGGGAGTGCTCGGAGAAGGCAGCCCCGGGTGCAGGTGGGGACCCTCGGCCCTGGGCCGTGCCCGCATTCCTGGGCACCGGCTGTGCCAGCAGCGGGGCTGCCTCCACCtgcccggcccgcggcggcACGATCCGGGGAGATCGGGGGgatccggggggatttggggggttccagAGGGATCCAGGGGGTTCCAGAGGGATCCAGGGGGTTCCAGAGGGATCGGGGGGGTTCCAGAGGGATCCTGGGGGGTTCCAGAGGGATCCAGGGGGTTCCAGAGGGATCCAGGGGGTTccagaggggtctggggggttccAGAGGGATCCTGGGGGGTTCCAGAGGGATCCAGGGGGTTCCAGAAGGATCCAGGGGGTTCCAGAGGGATCCAGGGCCACAGGGgtcctctccccatcccagcaAGGGATGGCTGCTGTGTTTGCAGGTTTCCTTTCCTCCACACCCAAAATCCCTCTCAGGGAAGAGATGAGGGTGGGGAGGAGGTTTTCTCTTGGTGGGATCCATCCCTTGGTGGGATCCATCCCTCACATGGATCCGTCCCTCTCTGGGATCCATCCCtttctggggtccatccctctCTGGGGTCCGTCCCTCTCTGGGGTCCAGCCCCGTTTCCCGGCCGGGCTCAGGGAGGCAGAGCCGTCCATCGATTTCTCAGGACGCTGAGGTATTTTtagccctgccctggctcctcCAGCCTCCTGTGCCTCCTCTCCactccctcccagccccgctccagccctgcccctctcccatctcctcccggagcagccctggctgcttgCAGGGCTCAGGGAATCCGGGAATATCCCAGTCCCGAGGATCCTCCCGTGCAGGCACCATCCCGACCCCCTCCCGGTgcctggcagcgctgcccagaccccgctgtggggctgtgccccTCCCCGTGCCCCAACTCCCATTTTGGGGCAAGAATCTCCCGTTTTAAGCAATCCTGTCCCCAGAACCCGGCCCTGGCTCAGCGGAGGGGCGGGCCGGGATCGCTGCGGCGCTGCCcggagggaaggagggatgcTCGGGCAGGGCGCACGGCCttgcccggggctgggggcactCACTGTCCAGGCAGGGCTCGCAGACCGTCTGGTTGAGCCCGCAGGGCTGCACCACGCCCTCGCCCACGTTGCAGACCCGGCAGCACTCCCCGCTGGCCGTGAACAGCTTGGAGAAACAATCGTCCTTGGAGGCGCCGGCGGGgccctggggagagcagagccGGGAGGTCACTCCTGCCGCCCGGGGGATGGGAcagccggggccgggcccgctccgGGGACACCCCGCTCGCGCTACGTGCAGATCTGGGAGGGAAAAGCGCTTTTCCGGGCAAAATTCACTCCTCGGGGAAAGCCCTGCCGAGTTGTGCGGCTGGAGGGAGACGGCGGGGCgcccaggggtgttttggggtgctgtggcCTCGGTTTGTCCTTGTCGCTCCTCAGCCGCCTCCCCCGAGGGCTCTGCGCCATCCCGGGGGGCTCGGCCCTTCCCAGCCTGGGGAACGGGAGAGGAGAGCAGAAATTCCTGCCTCGGCGGGGGCTCTGGAGAGCCTGGCTGGCACCGCTGCCCCCCAAAACCCGCGGGCACCGGCaatgaggagctgagggagcgGCAGGACCTCGCTGTGCGCCGGCACCGGGTGTCCCTGCTGGCACAACGTGTCACCACCCCCGAGAGCCACGAACATCCCACGGGCACCCCCACGGGCCCCTCTGCAGCCCGGGGAGGGCCGAGctgccccccaaaacccaggaACCCCGTCCCGCAGGTCCCAGCGCTCCTCCCGCTCCCGCtggccgcagccccggggccgcgccgtCCCTTGGCCACCCACCCACGGCTGATTTTGGGGAAGGGGGGAGAGGCTCGGGGGAGCATCTGGCGGCCTCGTCAGCGCCTTGGCCGCGTCCCCGCGCTCGGTGCGGCGCTCGGAGCCCCGCGCCGCATCCGGCGGGGCCGAGACAATGGAGCGCCAATTCCAGGCAGCTGAATGACAAAGTGCTCCAATTACCCTGCGCTGCGAGGCGGCCGCTGCCCCTCCCCGCCCGGCTCCGCCAGCCCGCTGGCAGCCCCTTCCTCCAGACCCCTTTTCCAGACCCTTTTCCCAGGCTCTTTTTCCAGAATATTTTTCCAGACCCTTTTCCCAGGCCCGTTTCCCAGACCCTTTTCCCAAGCCCTTTTTCCAGATCCTTTTTCCAGACCCTTTTTCCAAGCCTTTTTTCCAGACCCTTTTACCAGAAGCATTTCCCAGGCCCTTTTTCCAGACCCTTTTCCCAGAACCTTTTCCAGACCATTTTTCCAGATCATTTTCCCAGAACCTTTTCTAGACTCTTTTCCCAGacccttttccctctctgggTGGGCAGGAGGGATTGGAATATCGGGAATCCTCCCAGTACCCCCAAATATCccctgggaagggtttggggtgaTGCCATGCGCCGCTCGTGGGGGcacatttggggattttggcCGCAGCTCATCCCGCTGCTCCATTCGGGCAGGGTTTGGGGAGCTCACGGCTCCCTGGGAAGTGATTCCAgaggctgggaatggggctggggcagccgggCGTGCCTGGCTGTGACTAGTGACCGGGATGGACACGGGGGCATCCAGAGCTTCCAGGGATCCCAGAGCTTCCAGAGCTTCCAGGGATCCCAGAGCTTCCAGGGATCCCAGAGCTTCCAGAGCTTCCAGGGATCCCAGAGCATCCAAGGATCCCAGAGATCCCAGAGCATCCTGTGATCCCTGAGCTTCCAGGGATCCCCGAGCTTCCAGGGatcccagagcatcccctgATCGCAGAGCACCCCACAATTCCAGAGCTTCCAAAGATCCCAGAGCATCCAGAGATCCCAGGGATCCCAGAGCTTCCAGGGATCCCAGAGCTTCCAGGGATCCCAGATCTTCCTCCAGTCTCAAAGCTTCTAAAGATCCCAGAGCATCCAGAGATCCCAGATCTTTCCCTGATCCCAGATCTTTCCCTGATCCCAGACCTTCCCCgatcccagcccttccccgATCCCAGACCTTCTCCCAATCCCAGACCTTCCCCCAGTCCCAGACCTTCCCCAATCCCAGACCTTCCCCTGATCCCAGATCTTCCCCCgatcccagcccttccccgatcccagcccttccccgATCCCAGACCTTCCCCCAGTCCCAGACCTTCGCCGATCCCAGATCTTTCCTCgatcccagcccttccccagtcCCAGATCTTCCCCGATCCCAGCCCCTACCCGATCCCGGATCTTTCCCCgatcccagcccttccccgATCCCAGATCTTCCCCgatcccagcccttccccgatcccagcccttccccaatCCCGGCCCTTCCCCGATCCCAGACCTTCCCCTGATCCGCGATCTTCCCCgatcccagcccttccccgatcccagcccttccccgATCCCAGACCTTCCCCCaatcccagcccttccccaatcccagcccttcccccgatcccagcccttccccgatcccagcccttccccgATGCCAGCCCTTCCCCgatcccagcccttccccagtcTCCCATTCCAGCTCCCCCACGCCGCAGGCAGCTGCGGGCGGTCCCGCGTGGGCCGGGCCTGGCCGGGCCACCGGCTCCGCTCCCGGGCCAcctgtcctgtcccctcccGCCCCCGCGCCCCGAGCGCTCCCAATTCCCGGCTCCAGGTGCCGCGGGCCCCTCGCTCCGGGGCTTTCCCGAGCCCCCCGGCCGGGCACGGCACCTGGCCCGCGTTAGGCTGCGGAAACGCGCGCTGTTAGCGCGGCTCCCGGTGACAAAGCCGCGGCTATTAACGCCGTAAAGCATCCTGACAgctggcccggcccggccgcggccgGAGGGCGCAGGCGACACCTCTGGAAGCTCTTAATTGCTTTTTGGAGCCGTGCCGGGGGGGTCGGAGCCCGGGCAGGCGCTGCCGGGGGAGGACAGAGCCGCTCCGAGCGGGATTTCGGAGTCTGGCACCGCGGAGCGCCCGGCACCAGGAGGGGATGCTCCAGCTGGAGACGAGCCCGGCTGCGAGACGCGAGCCCGGCGGGCGCGCTCTGCCTCTCTTGGCCGAGCACCGCGTCTGGGAGAGGCCAAATCCCGGCTCCCGGCGCCTCCCGAACTTTGGGCAGCTCGGGGAGCCGCGTCCGAGCGCTGCGGCTCCGGCCGGCCCTGGGAGGCTCCGCCGCTCCCGGGCCGAGCAGCGCAGGCACCGAGCGGCGAGCGCGGCGGGCCGGGCTGCGGGGTCCCGGgctgcgggggctgcgggggtcCCGGGCTGCGGGGATCCCGGGCTGCGGGGATCCCGGGCTGCGGGGGTCCCGGgctgcgggggctgcggggtcccgggctgcgggggctgcgggggtcccgggctgcgggggctgcgggggtcccggggtgcgGGGTCCCGGgctgcgggggctgcgggggtcccgggctgcgggggctgcgggggtcCCGGGCTGCGGGGGTCCCGGTGTGCGGGGTCCCGGGCTGCGGGGGTCCCGGGCTGCGGGGTCCCGGGGTGCGCGGAGCTGGGGGAGCACAGCCGGGGTCCCTGTTGTCCCCCCCCAGGAACACTCCCAGCCCCGCAGGTGCGGTCCCGGAGGGCAGAAGCAGCTCCCCGCGGTGACCCCGGCGCAGGGAAGCGGCGATTTGGGGACATCagagcccggccccgctgcaGCAGCCGGGGAGGGGCGAGAGGGCGATGCCCTGGGGGGGGAATGGTTGGGATCCATCTGGCTGGGACAGCTCCGGGCCCCCCCGGCCGCTGTCCCGCTATCCCGGGGCGCTTTGGccatcccgatcccgatcccggggggctgtgggggaaaGGACCCCCCGGCACGGCgctgccagccccgctccgctcctGCACGGAGCCGCTCAACTCCGCCTTTAATATCCTGCCCGAGGGGTGTCCGGCTGCCTGAcggcccccctgggacccccggcAAATCCTGCCCCCCAAacagccccgctcctgccccagctgcgggCTCGGAGCCCCCCGGCCCCACTCCGGGCActcccctctctgctggcccccccaccccagcctgCCCTGAAGTTTTTTGTCTGGGGCACACGGCGAGGGCTCTGCCGGGAGGAAAAGGCTCTCAGCCTCAGCTGTGGGGCACCTGGGAGCCGGGAAAGTCTGCGAGAGGTTGCGGGGGGTGCGTGCGGGGCAGGTGATGAAGGCACTGGGGGGGCtccccccgggctggggctccGTCACTCTTTGCAGTGGCAGAGCTCGGGGCAGCGGCACCggaggggctgcgggaccccATCCCCACCCAGCTCCCCACGCCCCCTCCCACCGCACCCCAAAGAGCTCTGCTCGCCTCCCCGGGGCTCTCCGGTGCCCCCGGGATCCTCCAGCCCCGCACGGCGGGGACCCcgctcctgcctgtgctgtccGCTGCCCCTCACCCGCGGGGCTCCCACCCCGGGgtccccgggaccctccggacACCCCCGTGTGAAGCCTCCGGGCCCCTCCATCCCACCCCCGCCCGGTGCCTCGGGGCTGTCCATCCCCCGGTGCCTCCGGGGAcgctcccggtgcccccgggACGCCGCATCCCCTCCCCGCCGGGGCTGTCGGGGCTGCCCCGGGCGCCGCTCCCCGCACTCACCGccggcagcaggagcagcagcagcggcaggaGCCCGGCCATGGCGGGGgcagcggagcggggccggtgACAGCCCCGGAAgccggagcgcggccgggctgccctggctctgccgctctccgccgcggcggcggccaGAAAAGAGCTGCAagtccctcctcctcctccccctcctcctcctcctcctccccgcccCCGGAGCATCACGGAGCGGCCGAGCCCGCACCCTCCGCCGCCGCCACACAAAGCCCGGTTCCCCCGGGCCCCCCCGGTCCCCCCgggccccccgggccccgccgcccgcccacGAAGCGTTTCTGGGGCGCGCTCGCTCCCAGCCCAGCCGGGGCTCTTCAGCCCATCCACGGCTTTGCCTCCTGTGCCGTCTGCCCGTCCTCCAGCCCCCTCGGCACCCCCTCCTCCCCCGgtccgtctgtctgtccccGGCCCCGGGGTGGCGTCACCGCTGCCATCGCGGCCCCAGGGGCGGGATGGGGTGACCAGACCTGCCCCGgctgctggggacaagggacaaaATCCCCGGCCCGGGGACACCCCGGGCCCGTCCCAGCCGGGCGGTGTCACCCAGAGGCCCCCGAGGGGGGCACGCGGCGGGGACTGAATCAAATCTTTGTATTTCTGCCCTCCACACAAAGAAATCCCATCTGGGCTCCCCGTGGGCCCTGCAAGGTCCCCGCGTGCCGCCCTCCTTTGTCCCGGCGCCCCAGGGTGACTCTGCCTGGCCTCCTGCCCTCGCCGGGCCCGCAGTGCCCGCAGCTGGCAATGCCAGGGCTCCTTCCCCACCCCGCAGCGCTGCGTcagccccgggcacggctccGCGGGGCCACCCAACCGCGGCACCGGGCACCGGTGCcaccgggagcggccccgcctCGCTGTCGCTGCCCCGGGCTGGCTCCTGCGGCCGCGGTGGCCACGGCACAGCGGATTTGGCCTCGTGTGCGTCCAGCTCCAGGTGTTTCCTCCCCGCTCcgggctctgcaggtgcttttggggctcccaaaatccagcagttcccagccctgcagccaccggAGCCCCGAAATCCCGCGGGTCACGGTGGGAAAGCGCCACTCCGCTGGATTTCCTCTGGAAAAGCCAATTCTGGAGCCTCCGAGGTGCTCAGGGCCGGCTGCTGCCGCTGGCTCAGCCCGGGAAGGGCTTCACGGAATTCCCTCTCTCGCAGCTTTTCCGTGGGATTAAAGCCGAGCCAAAGCTGCCGTTTGTTCTCGTCACGGGCAGAACATCTGCGAGCCACATGGAGAAGCGTTCGCAGCCAAAAAAGCCACGCTGGGGCCAGGTGGGAACGGGCTGGGAGGTGCCCGGGGGCTGGGATGCCCACCCGGGGGCTGGGATGCCCACCCAAGATTGGGATGCCCACCCAGGATTGGGATGCCAGCCATAATCCCAGCGTTTTAAGGGTTTTTTCTGGGATCACCGATGACACCGCAGCCCCAGTGGAATGGGAAGGGGTGACCGAGCTTCCCCCGGCTGCAGGGGACAAAGGGACACCACCCTTGGGGACATTCCCGGGAGCAGACgcgaggcagggctggcacagcagggagcagCCGCGGGATCCCGCAATTAATTCACCGCAGCAAGTGGCAAATCCAGATGTTCTCCTCGGGCCCTTGGATAaatccctcctccccctcctcctcctcctcgtcctgccCGTGCCGGGGACACCGAGCTCGTGGCCCGCGGTCCCCGAGCCccgtccccgccgccgccgtgTCCCGGTGGGAGTCTGGGGAGCATCCCGGGAAAAGCcgcagccctggcagagcccgtcCCGCCCAGCCGGGCTCCATCTGCGCCGGGCTGGGAGGGAAAATTCCCgctcccatcccagcccccGCGGCTCCTCTGGAGAAGGGACTCGCGGAATTCTTCACCGGATCACACGCGCCTCCTTTTTCCCGTCCCCAAAACAGCTGTGGCGCTTTCCCGGCTCCGTGAGTGACAAAGAACCTCCCGAAGTTCTGGTGTCACCTCCTGGAATTAAACCCAAAGGCTccggggtttttttgtggggggggAAATTGAACTCTTGCAACCCCTAAAGccgccccaaaatccacccaccTGCcactggctctggggtggggctgATCACTGTCCCCAAAAGCCTCGTGGCCA encodes the following:
- the NGFR gene encoding tumor necrosis factor receptor superfamily member 16; the encoded protein is MAGLLPLLLLLLPAGPAGASKDDCFSKLFTASGECCRVCNVGEGVVQPCGLNQTVCEPCLDSVTFSDTASATEPCKPCTQCEGLQSMSAPCVETDDAVCRCAYGYFQDEASGSCRECRVCQAGFGLMFPCKDSQDTVCEECPEGTFSSEANFVDPCLPCTTCEENEVLVRECTPVADAECRGLHPRWTTPAPAPAASESPEPVTGEPPGTEAGASTAADTATTVMGSSRPVVTHGTSDNLIPVYCSILAAVVVGLVAYIAFKRWNSCKQNKQGANNRPVNQTPSPEGEKLHSDSGISVDSQSLHDQQPPGQGTQGPAPKADGSLYSALPASKQEEVEKLLGSSAEDTWRQLAGELGYKEELLDAFGREESPARALLAHWASRESATLDALLAALRRAQRGDIADSLASESTATSPV